Proteins co-encoded in one bacterium genomic window:
- a CDS encoding DUF1295 domain-containing protein — MTLILREILLPASCALAIYMLFWFVVSILAGRNDVADVAWGPGFILVGVAALLKSDWTPRMLVLLLLVAVWGARLFTHIYLRNRGKGEDPRYKRWREEWGRWAHLRSLFQVFALQGALILVIASPLLIVSAYDAGGFTLLNAIGVAVWLAGFLFEVVGDLQLARFLRDSANRGSVMQEGLWHYTRHPNYFGEVTLWWGIFLVGLSGSPAYLSALISPITITFLILRVSGIPMLERKREGDPKWESYRRRTSAFLPLPPRRTP; from the coding sequence GTGACCCTGATTCTGCGAGAGATCTTACTGCCCGCCTCCTGTGCCCTGGCCATCTATATGCTGTTCTGGTTCGTCGTTTCCATCCTGGCCGGGCGCAACGACGTCGCCGACGTGGCCTGGGGTCCTGGGTTCATCCTGGTCGGGGTAGCGGCCCTGCTGAAATCCGACTGGACGCCGCGGATGCTCGTTCTTCTACTGCTTGTGGCCGTTTGGGGAGCGAGGCTGTTCACCCACATCTACCTCAGAAACCGCGGCAAGGGAGAAGACCCGCGCTACAAGAGGTGGAGGGAGGAGTGGGGCAGGTGGGCGCACCTCCGCTCCCTCTTCCAGGTGTTTGCGCTTCAGGGAGCGCTGATCCTGGTCATCGCGTCGCCCCTCCTGATCGTGAGCGCATACGATGCCGGCGGATTCACGTTGTTGAACGCCATCGGAGTCGCCGTGTGGCTCGCCGGCTTCCTGTTCGAGGTGGTGGGCGACCTGCAACTGGCGCGCTTCCTCCGTGACTCCGCCAATCGCGGGAGCGTGATGCAGGAGGGATTATGGCACTACACGCGGCACCCCAACTACTTCGGCGAGGTGACTCTGTGGTGGGGGATCTTCCTCGTGGGCCTCTCCGGATCCCCAGCGTATCTATCCGCGCTGATCAGCCCGATAACGATCACCTTCCTGATCCTCCGCGTCTCGGGAATCCCGATGCTTGAGCGCAAGCGTGAGGGCGACCCGAAGTGGGAGTCCTATAGGCGGAGAACGTCCGCGTTCCTACCGTTACCACCCAGGAGGACACCGTGA
- a CDS encoding DUF4870 domain-containing protein, giving the protein MSTEPAPADQSNRLLAALAYPIWIIALVIVLTDMKKDVFMRRHGWTALFWGIAWVVLYVGLMILGNIPFLGWILFLVAGPILWIVWLILSIYYAVQTYNGKEFTIPLVSDWAKKYAS; this is encoded by the coding sequence ATGAGCACAGAGCCCGCCCCGGCGGACCAGTCGAACCGGCTGCTCGCCGCGCTCGCATACCCGATCTGGATAATTGCCCTCGTCATAGTTCTTACCGACATGAAGAAGGACGTATTCATGCGGCGCCACGGATGGACCGCGCTGTTCTGGGGGATCGCGTGGGTCGTGCTGTACGTGGGGTTGATGATCCTGGGGAACATCCCGTTCCTGGGCTGGATCCTGTTCCTGGTCGCCGGACCGATCCTCTGGATCGTCTGGCTGATCCTTTCGATCTACTACGCGGTCCAAACGTACAACGGCAAGGAGTTCACCATCCCGTTGGTGAGCGACTGGGCGAAGAAGTACGCGTCATAG
- a CDS encoding alpha/beta hydrolase-fold protein: MALNGRVTIEQVESRALLGNPLGDPNVREIPVYLPPGYEGATAPYPVIYWLHGFTGIGLSATNAGPWVPSLPECMDRVIAAGAPPAILVMADGFTRFGGSQYLNSDATGRYEDFTVSELVAHADRRFRTLASPAHRGIVGKSSGGYGALVLAMRHPDVFGAAASHSGDMYFEVCYQSDFWKFCNIVAGHGGVEPFLKAFLEMPKKTNDAITAVNIAAMAMAYSPNPARPPRYFDLPFDPHTGEMDEGVWARWLAWDPVRMAARHAEALRSLRLLYFECGSRDQFNLHLGARLLHRRLEALGIRHEYQEFNDDHTGINYRYVESLRRLCEALAGPHGG, from the coding sequence ATGGCCCTGAACGGACGCGTCACAATCGAGCAGGTGGAAAGCCGGGCGCTGCTCGGCAATCCCCTGGGCGATCCCAATGTCCGGGAGATCCCGGTCTACCTGCCGCCCGGCTACGAAGGAGCGACCGCGCCCTACCCGGTTATCTACTGGCTGCACGGCTTCACCGGGATCGGTCTCTCGGCGACCAACGCCGGTCCGTGGGTGCCGTCGCTCCCCGAGTGTATGGACCGCGTGATCGCCGCGGGCGCGCCTCCGGCGATTCTGGTCATGGCTGACGGGTTCACGCGGTTCGGCGGCAGCCAGTACCTCAACTCCGATGCCACCGGTCGCTACGAGGACTTCACTGTTTCGGAGCTGGTCGCGCACGCCGACCGCCGATTCCGAACCCTCGCATCACCGGCCCACCGCGGCATAGTTGGGAAGTCCAGCGGAGGCTATGGTGCGCTCGTGTTGGCGATGCGCCATCCCGACGTCTTCGGCGCGGCCGCGTCCCACAGCGGGGACATGTACTTTGAGGTCTGCTATCAGAGCGACTTCTGGAAGTTCTGCAACATCGTGGCCGGGCACGGCGGGGTCGAGCCCTTCCTCAAGGCGTTCCTCGAGATGCCCAAGAAGACCAACGATGCGATCACCGCGGTGAACATCGCGGCCATGGCGATGGCCTACTCACCCAACCCCGCGCGGCCGCCACGGTACTTCGATCTGCCGTTCGACCCGCACACCGGCGAGATGGACGAGGGAGTGTGGGCCCGGTGGCTTGCCTGGGATCCGGTCCGCATGGCGGCGCGGCACGCCGAAGCCCTGCGGTCGCTCCGGCTGCTCTACTTCGAGTGCGGCTCCCGCGACCAGTTCAACCTGCACCTCGGCGCGCGCCTGTTGCACCGCCGGCTCGAGGCGCTGGGCATCCGGCACGAGTACCAGGAGTTCAACGACGACCACACGGGCATCAACTACCGGTACGTCGAGTCCCTCCGGCGGCTCTGCGAGGCGCTGGCAGGCCCGCATGGCGGCTGA
- a CDS encoding D-2-hydroxyacid dehydrogenase: MRVIYEPALLPEPRYLCDHVGRPLQRIEEDELRWRGYLAEAEVLFDFDYPNATALKALIPRVRWIQATSTGIGQLLLRTGLLDSPIVFTTAKGIHAKPLADFVLMAILWFAKDGFRMVRDQAAHRWLRYCGRDLRDVTVGLVGLGTIGRQVARACRGVGMRVIATRRTVEAGDQDAEVDGLVPMAELPSLLGAADYIVLATPHTRQTQGLIGRKELAAVKPGAVLINVARGAVVDEPAMIEALRDGRLGGAALDVLAAEPPAADNPLWDMPNVLISPHSASTVETENALLTDLFCENLRRYLRSDQLLNVFDRERLY, translated from the coding sequence GTGCGGGTCATTTATGAGCCGGCCCTGCTCCCGGAGCCGCGGTACCTGTGTGATCACGTCGGGCGCCCGCTGCAGCGCATCGAGGAAGACGAGCTCAGGTGGCGCGGCTACCTGGCCGAAGCCGAGGTCCTCTTCGATTTTGACTACCCTAACGCCACCGCCCTGAAGGCCCTCATCCCCCGGGTGCGGTGGATTCAAGCCACCAGCACCGGAATCGGACAGCTCCTGCTGCGGACCGGTCTCCTCGACAGCCCGATCGTCTTCACCACCGCAAAGGGGATCCACGCGAAGCCGCTGGCCGATTTCGTGCTCATGGCGATCCTATGGTTCGCCAAGGACGGATTCCGAATGGTGCGCGATCAGGCGGCGCACCGGTGGTTGCGGTACTGCGGCCGGGATCTGCGGGACGTCACGGTCGGTCTTGTTGGTCTTGGAACGATCGGCCGCCAGGTCGCCAGGGCGTGCCGCGGGGTCGGTATGCGCGTCATCGCCACCCGGCGGACCGTCGAGGCCGGCGACCAGGACGCGGAGGTTGATGGGTTGGTGCCGATGGCCGAACTACCCTCGCTGCTGGGAGCGGCGGACTACATCGTCCTCGCCACCCCTCATACCCGGCAGACCCAGGGGTTGATCGGAAGGAAGGAACTCGCTGCCGTGAAGCCGGGAGCAGTGCTCATCAACGTAGCCCGGGGGGCGGTTGTAGACGAACCGGCCATGATTGAGGCGCTGCGTGACGGCCGCCTCGGCGGGGCCGCGCTGGACGTGCTGGCGGCAGAGCCCCCGGCCGCCGACAACCCCCTTTGGGACATGCCCAACGTCCTGATCAGCCCGCACTCGGCCAGCACCGTGGAGACCGAGAACGCGCTGCTCACCGACCTGTTCTGTGAGAACCTTCGGCGCTATCTGCGCAGCGACCAGTTGCTGAACGTCTTCGACCGAGAGCGGCTCTACTAA
- a CDS encoding MoaD/ThiS family protein — protein MKVTVKMIGSFVYATGFSERIFDLAPGTTTDELLEIVEIEKSRPMIVARNGQAVVQGEKLEDGDRVVIAPIFSGGQAAGPH, from the coding sequence ATGAAGGTCACGGTCAAGATGATCGGGTCTTTCGTCTATGCCACCGGATTCAGCGAGAGGATCTTCGATCTCGCCCCAGGAACAACGACCGACGAGCTCCTGGAAATTGTGGAGATCGAGAAGTCCCGGCCGATGATCGTGGCGCGCAACGGCCAGGCCGTCGTCCAGGGAGAGAAGCTTGAGGACGGCGACCGCGTCGTCATCGCGCCCATCTTCTCGGGCGGACAAGCAGCCGGCCCTCACTGA
- a CDS encoding carbohydrate ABC transporter permease, whose amino-acid sequence MLSIALRTTGGVFGFPPQLLPWPASLDNFITVWKTMPLPRFFLNTIVLAGIAVALNLVLCSLAAYPLARMEFPGRRVVFALLLSTLMLPGHVGLIVNFVTLLRLRLVDTYAGVLLPGAVSVFGIFLLRQAFLTVPKEMEDAARMDGASEWTIWWRVMLPVISPALGVLALFEFVAVWNSFLWPLIVLKTPDKYPLAVGLLYLSGLFAHNTRAVAAGAVMMTVPIIAVFLFTQRFFMRGLTLGAIR is encoded by the coding sequence TTGCTATCGATCGCGCTGCGCACCACCGGCGGCGTCTTCGGGTTTCCCCCACAGCTGCTGCCCTGGCCCGCGTCGCTGGACAACTTCATTACCGTCTGGAAGACGATGCCGCTACCGCGGTTCTTCCTCAACACGATCGTGCTGGCCGGCATCGCGGTGGCGCTCAACCTGGTGCTGTGCTCGCTGGCGGCGTATCCCCTGGCCCGCATGGAGTTCCCGGGCCGGCGGGTGGTGTTCGCGTTGCTGCTGAGCACGTTGATGCTGCCCGGGCACGTGGGCCTGATCGTCAACTTCGTCACGCTGCTGCGGCTGCGCCTGGTGGATACTTATGCAGGAGTGCTGCTGCCCGGAGCGGTCAGCGTGTTTGGGATCTTCCTCCTGCGGCAGGCGTTCCTGACCGTGCCCAAGGAGATGGAAGATGCCGCGCGCATGGACGGCGCCTCTGAGTGGACGATCTGGTGGCGGGTCATGCTGCCGGTGATCTCGCCGGCGCTGGGGGTGCTGGCGCTCTTCGAGTTCGTGGCGGTGTGGAACTCCTTCCTGTGGCCGCTGATCGTGCTCAAGACCCCTGATAAGTACCCACTGGCGGTGGGGCTGCTCTACCTCTCAGGGCTGTTCGCGCACAACACCCGCGCGGTCGCGGCGGGCGCGGTGATGATGACCGTGCCGATCATCGCAGTCTTCCTCTTCACGCAGCGTTTCTTCATGCGCGGCCTGACCCTCGGGGCGATCCGGTGA
- a CDS encoding DUF2177 family protein gives MSMFIHYVATLLVFLAVDMIWLGGIAKGLYRAELGHLMRPAPLWSAALIFYALYVVGILFFVVYPARGDAALTRVFFTGAFFGLIAYATFDLTSLAVIRDWPLRIVFIDLAWGAVITGITATVSARILRLLA, from the coding sequence ATGTCCATGTTCATTCACTACGTCGCCACGCTGCTTGTGTTCCTGGCAGTAGACATGATCTGGCTCGGCGGGATAGCGAAAGGATTGTACCGTGCCGAACTCGGCCATCTGATGCGGCCGGCCCCGCTCTGGAGTGCGGCGCTAATCTTCTACGCGCTCTACGTCGTGGGCATCCTGTTCTTCGTCGTCTACCCGGCCAGGGGTGACGCCGCGCTCACCAGAGTCTTCTTCACAGGCGCGTTCTTCGGCCTCATCGCCTACGCGACGTTCGACCTCACGTCGCTGGCGGTGATTCGCGACTGGCCGCTTCGGATCGTGTTCATAGATCTTGCGTGGGGCGCAGTCATCACCGGGATCACCGCTACGGTCTCAGCCAGGATACTCCGGCTCCTGGCCTAA
- a CDS encoding sugar ABC transporter substrate-binding protein: MIRRLLVLALALICALVLALFPASVRGAPSVTLEFWTISLQPFFNDYVNGLVAAYERLNPGVKVRWVDVQFAAVEQKLLAALAGGVPPDVVNLNTETTARLAERNALVDMDEAVPAQVRARYFEGLWRSGQVRGRTYALPWYVVPNVIAYNTAIYRRAGLNPSEPPQTEEEMIQHARTIKDRARIYGFMPNVDGVRLLHRFQENGLPILSNDRKRAVFNSSEHVRYLTRYVDLLKDDYFPEDTLRRGYLGATERYSAGQLGMLITGPQFLLRVKSDNPEVYARTFVAAYPRGKGNTLHLATMTMAVPRSSRNAAAAVDFALFVTNDENQLEFSKQVVVFPSTRQAAADPFFRRGGAGPEDVARKVAAADLPYARDLSVIVPNAGDLFRVFREAVESAFYGKRTPKDALDWVVRQWNARL; encoded by the coding sequence ATGATCCGGCGGCTTCTCGTGTTGGCTCTCGCGCTGATCTGTGCGCTGGTCCTGGCGCTGTTCCCCGCCTCCGTCCGTGGCGCGCCATCCGTCACGCTCGAGTTCTGGACAATCTCGCTCCAGCCGTTCTTCAACGACTACGTCAACGGGCTCGTCGCCGCCTACGAGCGGTTGAACCCCGGTGTGAAGGTCCGTTGGGTGGACGTGCAGTTCGCGGCGGTTGAGCAGAAGCTGCTGGCCGCTCTGGCAGGAGGCGTGCCGCCGGACGTCGTCAACCTCAACACCGAAACCACCGCCCGGCTGGCTGAGCGCAACGCGCTGGTGGACATGGACGAGGCAGTCCCCGCCCAGGTCCGTGCCCGCTACTTTGAGGGCCTCTGGCGCTCCGGCCAGGTGCGAGGCCGGACCTACGCGCTGCCGTGGTACGTCGTGCCCAACGTGATCGCGTACAACACGGCGATCTACCGGCGTGCCGGCCTCAACCCCTCGGAACCGCCGCAGACCGAGGAGGAGATGATCCAGCACGCGCGCACCATCAAGGACCGCGCCAGGATCTACGGTTTCATGCCCAACGTGGACGGTGTGCGCCTGCTGCATCGGTTTCAGGAGAACGGCCTGCCGATCCTAAGCAACGATAGGAAGCGGGCCGTGTTCAACTCATCCGAGCACGTGCGCTACCTGACCCGCTACGTGGACCTTCTTAAGGATGATTACTTCCCCGAGGATACGTTGCGCCGTGGATACCTGGGCGCCACCGAGCGGTACAGCGCCGGGCAACTGGGGATGCTGATCACCGGCCCGCAGTTTCTGCTCAGGGTGAAGAGCGACAACCCCGAGGTCTACGCGCGGACGTTCGTGGCGGCCTACCCCAGAGGGAAAGGCAACACCCTGCACCTGGCCACCATGACCATGGCGGTGCCCAGGTCGAGCCGCAACGCCGCGGCGGCCGTGGACTTCGCGCTGTTCGTCACCAACGACGAGAACCAGCTCGAGTTCAGCAAGCAGGTTGTCGTCTTCCCTTCGACCAGGCAGGCCGCGGCGGATCCGTTCTTCCGCCGGGGCGGCGCCGGGCCCGAGGATGTTGCCCGCAAGGTGGCCGCCGCCGACCTGCCCTACGCGCGCGACCTCAGCGTGATCGTCCCCAACGCCGGTGACCTCTTCCGCGTCTTCCGGGAGGCCGTGGAGAGCGCGTTCTACGGCAAGCGGACGCCGAAGGACGCGCTCGACTGGGTGGTCAGGCAGTGGAATGCGCGGCTCTGA
- a CDS encoding asparagine synthase-related protein — MAGGLTEEIREVAAGAPVAVAFSGGLDSSVVAALARDALGAANVLLVTVNMGQYAYRRGNAIVLEMAKQLGLQQRCLLGQARQHAVQRGGPACNRCAREIKLGMVKAAAQGRLVLTGSNRSDTWGQMGLRIHGGYYSPLLDLDKPQIREMAGELGLEVPRIGEHWGREGCKLKHLLKPLINPDYHGRAVAESNEVLLEVLAGMGFDAELANVKIVGPLRRNVGLVNVRPEPPDALKAVILRAMSGLADLDEVRFVEGPVRLVVKAGPSLAGDAAGRYWVEHGRLAPDFAHPIEVEWKPSPDGRLHTFHVLDAIPL; from the coding sequence TTGGCCGGGGGCCTTACAGAAGAGATCCGCGAGGTGGCCGCGGGCGCGCCGGTTGCCGTGGCTTTTAGCGGCGGCCTGGACTCTTCCGTTGTCGCCGCGCTCGCCCGCGATGCGCTGGGCGCGGCCAACGTGCTGCTGGTCACGGTCAACATGGGCCAGTACGCCTACCGCCGTGGCAACGCCATCGTGCTGGAGATGGCAAAGCAACTCGGCCTGCAGCAGCGCTGCCTGCTGGGCCAGGCAAGGCAGCACGCGGTCCAGCGCGGCGGCCCTGCATGCAACCGCTGCGCCCGCGAGATTAAGCTGGGCATGGTCAAAGCCGCGGCTCAGGGCCGGCTGGTGCTTACCGGTTCGAACCGGAGCGACACCTGGGGACAGATGGGCCTACGGATCCACGGCGGGTACTACTCGCCCCTGCTGGATCTGGACAAGCCCCAGATCCGGGAGATGGCCGGCGAGCTGGGTCTGGAGGTGCCGCGCATAGGCGAACACTGGGGGCGCGAGGGATGCAAGCTTAAGCACCTGTTGAAGCCGCTGATCAACCCCGACTACCATGGCCGGGCGGTCGCAGAATCGAACGAGGTCCTGCTGGAAGTGCTGGCCGGGATGGGTTTCGACGCGGAGCTGGCCAACGTCAAGATCGTCGGGCCCCTGCGTCGAAACGTCGGTCTCGTGAACGTTCGACCTGAGCCACCGGATGCGCTCAAGGCCGTCATCCTGAGGGCGATGAGCGGGTTGGCGGACCTCGACGAGGTGCGGTTCGTCGAGGGGCCGGTGCGGCTCGTGGTGAAGGCCGGTCCCTCACTGGCCGGGGACGCAGCGGGCCGCTACTGGGTGGAGCACGGGCGCCTGGCGCCGGACTTTGCCCACCCGATCGAGGTGGAGTGGAAGCCCAGCCCGGACGGGCGGCTCCACACGTTCCACGTCCTCGACGCGATCCCGCTTTGA
- a CDS encoding sugar ABC transporter permease: MAADIRVRSDRARGEAYLLGLSRRQWRATITAYLFLTPALLLLGAFTFYPVAFGTALSLFDYDVISPPRFVGLEHFRELWEDRFLWIALANSTKFLLVVPVLQALSIGLAVAVNVPLRGIRWFRAAYYLPVVTSMVVVGLMWRWLLEQDGVVNYALRTIGLMDRPISWLGHPDLALYAVMFVTLWKGLGYYMVIYLAGLQAISPEYEEAAITDGASRWQVFRWVTLPLLRPSILLASTISAIAALKVFEEVYVMTGGGPMFRTYTMFFYIFDKGFQQLDLGYAAALAVVLAVLVMALSAANFLVFRQGGWSYY, translated from the coding sequence ATGGCGGCTGACATCCGGGTGCGATCCGACCGAGCCCGCGGAGAGGCTTATCTCCTGGGGCTCAGCCGCCGGCAGTGGCGGGCGACGATCACCGCCTACCTGTTTCTCACCCCGGCGCTACTGCTGTTGGGCGCTTTCACCTTCTACCCCGTGGCGTTTGGGACCGCGCTCAGCCTGTTCGACTATGATGTCATCTCCCCGCCGCGCTTCGTGGGGCTGGAGCACTTCCGGGAGCTGTGGGAGGATCGTTTCCTCTGGATCGCCCTCGCCAACTCAACCAAGTTCCTCCTGGTGGTGCCGGTGCTGCAGGCGCTCTCGATCGGGCTGGCGGTCGCGGTCAACGTGCCGCTGCGGGGCATCCGATGGTTCCGAGCCGCCTACTACCTGCCGGTGGTCACCTCGATGGTCGTGGTTGGCCTGATGTGGCGGTGGCTGCTGGAGCAGGATGGGGTGGTGAACTACGCGCTCCGGACGATCGGGCTGATGGACCGTCCGATCTCCTGGCTGGGGCACCCCGACCTGGCGCTCTACGCGGTGATGTTCGTGACGCTCTGGAAGGGCCTGGGGTACTACATGGTGATCTACCTGGCCGGCCTGCAGGCGATATCGCCGGAGTACGAGGAGGCCGCGATCACCGACGGGGCCTCGCGGTGGCAGGTGTTCCGCTGGGTGACGCTCCCGCTGTTGCGTCCTTCGATCCTGCTGGCGTCCACGATCTCGGCGATCGCGGCGCTGAAGGTCTTCGAGGAGGTCTACGTGATGACCGGCGGAGGCCCGATGTTCCGAACCTACACGATGTTCTTCTACATATTTGACAAGGGCTTTCAGCAGCTCGATCTTGGATACGCTGCGGCCCTGGCAGTGGTGCTGGCCGTCCTGGTGATGGCGCTGTCGGCGGCCAACTTCCTGGTGTTTCGGCAGGGAGGGTGGAGCTATTACTAA
- a CDS encoding glycoside hydrolase family 20 zincin-like fold domain-containing protein, with the protein MRGSEDEARRPNRLRRALPGLLAAALGIAIAAQPAPSQPGVAGAWPDAYVTPPRDVRIIPLPKLVRWLDAPFEITTATRIVVGDAAGPEDLYAARELNEEITAWGAPPLAVVRASAAGDPARLGGSLGSGGWGSGGAILLGEPAPNPLAEAALAEHRISVDLRDPGPEGYALRVGPGGVVASGADRRGTFYAVQTLRQLIERDSRNPSRLIIRGAEVRDWPDHPIRAVHVVLDSHSDVFHTALIDRIFSRYKFNVLIAESEYVRWESAPNIWHAGGATKAQAAAVIAAAREHLIEPIPLIQTLGHVGWLFHNDQNLDLMEMPPELAPARFAYDPLNPRVYAVVLPVLDEAIALFRPRFMHIGHDEVRNVVPFPWSEEGRRLGFGELFVRDTLRLYDHLKARGVGTMMWGDVLLTNEFAPEMARLPRDIVMVDWQYHAAARYPSLDRFRAWGFPVLAATWYRHDNIASLARDARRAGASGMVRTTWTGYFGNRGALASSYQQIYSYVPAADHFWNAGRDGPSLDAVEAAVRFRGDWRVARGEPQTIPGRALDIRSVANRSHIDRGPDDGGAGWLGKGPDYDLRNLPVGQARFAGVLFNVLDPADRGGRSIVLLRGGREPALAMPDSVTIGAGFPAGALCFLHALPYPASRFGETVATYRVRFGDGGAAEIPIRYRVNIGTWLDDPISFEHEIGWTGRTRSGVDVRISLFCWTNPDPGRPIVAVDLQAAGSGTAPAIFAITALDRARGAAGR; encoded by the coding sequence ATGCGCGGCTCTGAGGATGAGGCCCGCCGGCCGAACCGTCTGAGGCGCGCTCTCCCGGGGCTGCTTGCCGCCGCCCTTGGGATTGCCATCGCAGCCCAGCCCGCGCCATCGCAGCCCGGGGTGGCCGGCGCGTGGCCCGACGCCTACGTCACGCCGCCCCGCGACGTCCGCATAATCCCGCTCCCCAAGTTAGTACGGTGGCTGGACGCGCCCTTTGAGATAACGACGGCAACCCGTATCGTTGTCGGCGATGCCGCGGGTCCAGAGGATCTGTACGCCGCGCGGGAACTGAACGAGGAGATCACGGCATGGGGTGCGCCGCCGCTGGCGGTCGTACGGGCCTCTGCCGCCGGCGATCCGGCACGCCTCGGAGGCAGCCTGGGCTCCGGCGGCTGGGGCTCCGGCGGCGCCATCCTGCTCGGCGAGCCCGCGCCCAATCCCCTGGCAGAAGCGGCGCTCGCGGAGCACCGGATCAGCGTGGACCTGCGGGACCCCGGGCCTGAGGGCTACGCCCTGCGTGTGGGGCCGGGTGGGGTCGTCGCCAGCGGCGCCGACCGCCGCGGCACCTTCTATGCCGTCCAGACCCTGCGCCAGTTGATTGAGCGGGACTCCCGCAACCCAAGCCGCCTGATCATCCGCGGGGCCGAGGTCCGCGACTGGCCCGATCATCCCATCCGCGCGGTGCACGTGGTGCTCGACAGCCACTCCGACGTCTTCCACACCGCGTTGATAGACCGCATCTTCAGCCGCTACAAGTTCAACGTGCTGATCGCGGAGTCCGAGTACGTCCGGTGGGAGAGCGCGCCCAACATCTGGCACGCCGGAGGCGCGACCAAGGCGCAGGCAGCGGCAGTGATCGCCGCGGCGCGCGAGCACCTGATCGAACCGATCCCGCTCATTCAGACGCTCGGGCATGTCGGGTGGCTGTTCCACAACGATCAGAACCTCGACCTGATGGAGATGCCGCCGGAGCTGGCGCCGGCGCGGTTCGCCTACGACCCGCTCAACCCGCGGGTCTACGCGGTTGTGCTGCCGGTGCTGGATGAAGCGATCGCGCTGTTCCGGCCGCGCTTCATGCACATCGGGCACGACGAGGTGCGCAACGTGGTGCCGTTTCCGTGGTCGGAGGAGGGCCGGCGCCTTGGATTCGGCGAGTTGTTCGTGCGCGATACCCTGCGTCTGTACGACCACCTGAAGGCCCGGGGCGTCGGCACGATGATGTGGGGCGACGTGTTGCTTACCAACGAGTTCGCTCCTGAGATGGCGCGCCTGCCGCGCGACATTGTCATGGTGGACTGGCAGTATCATGCCGCGGCGCGCTACCCGAGTTTGGACCGCTTCCGCGCCTGGGGATTCCCGGTGCTGGCCGCTACCTGGTACCGCCACGACAACATTGCCTCGCTGGCGCGCGACGCCAGACGCGCCGGGGCATCCGGTATGGTCCGGACCACCTGGACCGGGTACTTCGGCAACCGTGGCGCGCTCGCGTCGTCCTACCAGCAGATCTACAGCTACGTGCCGGCAGCGGACCATTTCTGGAACGCCGGGCGCGACGGCCCGTCCCTGGACGCGGTGGAGGCGGCCGTCCGATTCAGGGGGGACTGGCGCGTGGCCCGCGGGGAACCGCAGACCATCCCGGGCCGGGCGCTCGACATCCGTTCCGTCGCCAACCGCAGCCACATCGACCGCGGCCCAGATGATGGTGGCGCCGGATGGTTGGGGAAGGGACCGGACTACGACCTCCGGAATCTCCCGGTGGGGCAGGCGCGCTTCGCCGGCGTGCTGTTCAACGTGCTGGATCCCGCAGATCGTGGCGGCCGCAGCATCGTGCTGCTACGCGGCGGCCGCGAGCCCGCTCTGGCGATGCCCGATAGCGTCACTATCGGCGCCGGCTTTCCCGCGGGCGCGCTGTGCTTCCTGCACGCTCTGCCCTACCCGGCCTCGCGTTTCGGCGAGACGGTGGCGACCTACCGCGTGCGGTTCGGCGACGGCGGAGCCGCGGAGATCCCGATCCGGTACCGGGTGAACATAGGGACCTGGCTGGATGATCCCATCTCGTTTGAGCACGAGATCGGCTGGACCGGCCGCACCCGGTCAGGGGTGGACGTGCGGATCTCGCTGTTTTGCTGGACCAATCCCGACCCAGGGCGTCCGATCGTTGCCGTTGACCTGCAGGCCGCCGGTAGTGGGACTGCGCCTGCCATCTTCGCCATCACAGCGCTCGACCGCGCCCGTGGGGCGGCGGGCAGGTAA